A region of Culicoides brevitarsis isolate CSIRO-B50_1 chromosome 1, AGI_CSIRO_Cbre_v1, whole genome shotgun sequence DNA encodes the following proteins:
- the LOC134827793 gene encoding transketolase-like protein 2 gives MPYHKPADKTVQELKDIAHRLRIHSIEMTQASKSGHPTSCASIAEIMSVLFFNTMHYKISAPRDPAADRLILSKGHAAPILYAAWAEAGLFPVEDLMNLRKIDSDLEGHPTPRLNFIDVGTGSLGQGVAVACGMSYVGKNFDKTGYRTYCIVGDGESAEGSIWESLHFAGHYGLDNLCVIFDVNRLGQSEATSLQHQTEVYRKRLDAFGFNAIVVDGHDVEELCKAFYEAANTRGKPTAVIAKTFKGKFFPNIEDADNWHGKPLGENADVVIKHLKGLIKNHGPITLQIPAPLQAAPVVDISNIKLASPPAYKMGEAVATRLAYGTALAKIAVSNPRVIALDGDTKNSTYSDKLKKAFPDRYIECFIAEQNLCGVAIGTACRDRTVAFVSTFATFFTRAFDQIRMGAISQTNVNFVGSHCGVSIGEDGPSQMGLEDIAMFRAIPGSTVFYPGDAVSCERAVELAANTKGVCFIRTSRPNTAVIYGNDQKFEVGKAHVVKQSPADQVLVIGAGVTLYEGLSAAAELEKHGINVRVLDPFTVKPLDKAAILKNAAECGGRIVVVEDHYYEGGLGEAVKSAVAEHRNVVVKHLAVPTVPRSGPPTVLLDMFGISAKHVVKAVQDVLKL, from the coding sequence TCATCCGACATCATGTGCATCAATTGCGGAAATCATGTCCGTATTGTTCTTCAATACCATGCACTACAAAATTTCGGCACCCCGCGATCCCGCCGCCGATCGTCTCATCTTGTCAAAAGGACATGCTGCGCCAATTTTGTATGCCGCATGGGCTGAAGCTGGTCTCTTCCCCGTCGAAGACTTGATGAATTTGCGTAAAATCGACTCGGATTTGGAGGGACATCCGACACCCAGATTGAACTTTATCGATGTCGGCACCGGAAGTTTGGGTCAAGGAGTTGCCGTTGCCTGTGGCATGTCCTACGtcggaaaaaatttcgacaaaaCCGGCTATCGCACGTATTGCATTGTCGGCGACGGCGAATCTGCCGAAGGATCAATTTGGGAATCGCTTCACTTTGCCGGGCACTATGGCTTGGATAATTTGTGCGTGATTTTTGACGTTAATCGTTTGGGACAATCCGAAGCGACTTCGTTGCAACATCAAACGGAAGTTTATCGCAAACGTTTGGATGCTTTTGGATTCAATGCGATCGTTGTCGATGGGCATGATGTCGAGGAATTATGCAAGGCGTTCTATGAAGCGGCAAATACGCGTGGCAAACCAACTGCCGTTATCGCCAAGACGTTCAAGGGAAAATTCTTCCCCAATATCGAAGATGCCGACAATTGGCATGGAAAGCCGTTGGGCGAAAATGCTGATGTCGTCATTAAGCATCTCAAgggtttgattaaaaatcacgGACCAATCACTTTGCAAATTCCCGCTCCGTTGCAAGCTGCTCCCGTGGTCGATATCTCAAATATCAAGTTGGCATCGCCTCCAGCTTACAAAATGGGCGAAGCAGTTGCTACTCGTTTGGCTTACGGAACAGCTTTGGCGAAAATTGCTGTGAGCAATCCACGTGTCATCGCTTTGGATGGCGAcaccaaaaattcaacttattccgacaaattgaaaaaagccTTCCCCGATCGTTACATCGAGTGCTTCATCGCCGAGCAAAATCTCTGTGGCGTCGCCATTGGAACTGCTTGTCGCGATCGCACAGTTGCCTTCGTTTCGACTTTTGCAACATTCTTCACACGTGCCTTCGATCAAATCCGCATGGGAGCAATTTCCCAAACGAATGTCAACTTTGTTGGATCGCATTGTGGCGTCAGTATCGGCGAAGATGGTCCCAGTCAGATGGGTTTGGAAGATATTGCCATGTTCCGCGCCATTCCCGGAAGTACCGTTTTCTATCCCGGCGATGCTGTCAGTTGTGAACGTGCCGTCGAGCTAGCTGCCAACACGAAAGGCGTTTGTTTCATTCGCACATCGCGTCCCAATACGGCGGTTATTTATGGCAACGACCAAAAATTCGAAGTTGGCAAAGCACATGTCGTCAAACAGTCTCCCGCCGATCAAGTTCTTGTCATCGGAGCAGGTGTCACTTTGTATGAAGGACTTTCCGCAGCAGCCGAACTCGAGAAACACGGCATCAATGTGCGCGTTCTTGATCCATTCACCGTTAAACCGCTCGATAAGGcggcaattttgaaaaatgctgCCGAATGCGGCGGGCGAATTGTCGTCGTCGAAGATCATTATTACGAAGGAGGTCTTGGAGAAGCCGTTAAATCAGCAGTTGCTGAGCATCGTAATGTCGTCGTTAAGCATTTGGCGGTTCCAACTGTTCCCCGTAGCGGACCTCCAACTGTTTTGTTGGATATGTTTGGCATTTCCGCGAAGCATGTCGTGAAAGCTGTTCAAGATGTcttgaaattgtaa